A DNA window from Drosophila pseudoobscura strain MV-25-SWS-2005 chromosome 2, UCI_Dpse_MV25, whole genome shotgun sequence contains the following coding sequences:
- the Rbp gene encoding uncharacterized protein Rbp isoform X5, giving the protein MHLCEFARGNVEEETWHRRPEKAPAVSKKKHQKQQKSRHRGSHSMPYESMHHHQSAAAAVAAGTAPNGMLDSLSLQLRDSEMRRTEIERAHQETLAQIRNLSGSARPDAEAVENLQSRARELEKKVSLENVHCEELQIELTAALKAKAARSGQSSHMGSGATGSGGGPIPTSASSSTVTWAPTISHQDQGSEIDIIMAKIEQDNRVLAELEQPRTSASASMSALPPSSMLSTVNSEFRTISKSELEEELNRYKRAVLGGTSSGCVSALSSGYSSLPHSLASTLPNGASTSLSGASVGSQSVAAAVGAGAGSSGLQSISALVPNSISGISSSLSSHAIQSLNAAAYGGIGQTSVEKLLSGTSGITGIPPLPSTTMPLLSLNSHNLPPAGSSSYSGLGLGGSGGAAGSSLTHPTLGNISMLDTSALLGAAGLGLGAGPSGSGITGATSLYGLSAGAAGGLGSSYGPPFLDVASSASYPFTSAALRQASKMKMLDEIEIPLTRYGNRSSPCSPIPPSNWGLDEFADGLNLCMMHNRGGLALGALDLDTRNHGLNGASEPQVDMLDIPGKGRCCVFIARFPYDPPEEAEGELSLCTGDYLLVWTSGEPQGGYLDAELLDGRRGLVPASFVQRLVGDDLLEFHQAVLSTLRDAEDGSMQCDTTSLPSLPPHNPLLTHTHEDLARLSETHTDLEHDQDDISDNVPAPKHLTLERQLNKSVLIGWSPPEPVGYNLIESYHVYVDRVLKVSVKANERTRALIEGVDSTRPHRISVRSVTQNRQTSRDAACTMIIGRDTSHLGPSAVRASHITCSSAVISWQPANSNHQHVVCVNNVEVRTVKPGMYRHTITGLAPSTQYRVTVRAKHLRAVGQQTPQTPGRPGQEEAPGAYADFRTLTKGLPDPPQEIQLEAGPQDGTILVTWQPVARPTATGPVTGYAVYADGKKVTDINSPTGDHALIDIGKLGVFNPRAVTIRTKSRDSQSADSAPILIPNTVRNAVARRGPNQMGMGPQLPQGPHGMQQQMGGMPGQVGQQQQPLMMGQQDPHGQYDPNHMQQQQQQQQGMQQGMQQGMGQQGQQPGQPGHQPDGGSGLLGGLLGGLFSKPTQSQVNQNGYQPGAAGAQRGMAPLPGRPQGPQQQQQQQQLQQQQYGPQGPRGGPRFRGPVPGQMNMQGQQMQGQMPGQMQGQMQGQMPGQMPGQMPGQMQGQMQGQMPGQMPGQMPGQMPGQMPGQMPGQMPGQMPGQMPGQMQGQMSGQMPGQMPGQMPGQMPNQMMGPRGPLNQQQQQQGQHQPGGQQPGQQQQQQPKKTRYFVAMFDYDPSTMSPNPDGCDEELPFQEGDTIKVFGDKDSDGFYWGELAGRRGYVPHNMVSEMEDTTAPMAAGGQMPGAMQGAVGGQAQVMPGQVVPQQSMRNVSRDRWGDIYANMPVKRMIALYDYDPQELSPNVDAEQVELCFKTGEIILVYGEMDEDGFYMGELDGVRGLVPSNFLADAPDQYNNQMGPSGSAGRGGLSQRGRGQGPGARGPPPPPRDNMMPGAAGRGQPGKNARPASPTLLDNTGHPAPDHQTQGMIGRVGNQQQQQQPYGQQQTQMGQQQQQQQQQQQQQQQQTQQQQMGQPGMMGMGQQPQQQMGQQQMGGMGQMGQMGQMGMGGQQQQQQPPVTTQAQTGGLFSGATSLLSGATSAATGGLFGSKQPPKTDPMQPPGGVQPTQQQANAFGAQPGMQQQGMQQGMQQGMQQGMQQQGMQQQGMQQQGMQQQGMQQQGMQQQGMQQQGMQQGMQQGMQQPQQQQQQQQQVPPQAQPPPQGGGLLGGLKGIAAAAPGGDVLSKGKDLFGKFGFGFGK; this is encoded by the exons TCGTCATAGGGGCAGCCACAGCATGCCGTACGAGTCGATGCACCACCATCAGTCGGCGGCCGCTGCCGTGGCCGCTGGCACCGCTCCCAACGGAATGCTGGACTCCCTCAGCCTCCAGCTGCGGGACTCGGAAATGCGACGCACAGAGATTGAACGGGCGCATCAG GAAACCCTGGCACAAATTCGCAATCTAAGCGGAAGCGCTCGTCCCGATGCCGAGGCGGTTGAGAACCTACAGTCGAGAGCCCGTGAACTGGAAAAGAAG GTTTCGCTGGAGAACGTGCACTGCGAGGAGCTGCAAATCGAGCTGACGGCCGCCTTGAAGGCCAAGGCCGCGCGTTCGGGCCAATCCTCCCACATGGGCAGTGGCGCTACGGGGTCCGGCGGTGGACCCATTCCAACATCGGCTAGCAGTTCCACCGTCACATGGGCACCGACAATCAGTCACCAGGACCAAGGCTCGGAGATTGATATCATAATGGCAAAGATAGAGCAG GATAATCGTGTGCTGGCCGAGCTGGAACAGCCTCGCACCTCGGCCAGCGCCAGCATGTCAGCATTGCCGCCCAGTTCCATGTTGAGCACGGTAAATAGCGAATTTAGAACCATATCAAAGAGTG AACTCGAAGAAGAACTGAATCGTTATAAAAGGGCCGTATTAGGCGGCACCTCGAGCGGCTGCGTCTCGGCTTTATCCTCCGGCTATTCGAGTCTGCCGCACTCCCTGGCCTCCACGCTGCCCAATGGTGCCAGCACCAGTTTGAGCGGCGCCAGCGTTGGCTCGCAGAGCGTGGCCGCCgccgttggagctggagctgggagtAGTGGCCTCCAATCCATATCGGCCCTGGTGCCCAACTCAATCAGCGGCATATCCTCGAGTCTAAGCAGCCATGCCATACAATCACTGAACGCGGCCGCCTACGGCGGCATTGGCCAGACGTCCGTGGAGAAGCTGCTGAGCGGTACTAGTGGCATCACTGGCATCCCACCATTGCCG AGCACAACCATGCCCCTCCTGTCACTCAACTCGCATAACCTGCCGCCCGCTGGCTCGAGCAGCTACTCCGGTCTGGGGCtgggtggcagcggtggcgccGCCGGCTCCTCGCTGACGCATCCCACCCTGGGCAACATCAGCATGCTCGATACCAGCGCCCTGCTGGGCGCGGCCGGACTTGGTCTGGGCGCCGGGCCAAGCGGCAGTGGCATCACGGGGGCCACATCGCTGTATGGCCTGAGTGCCGGAGCCGCCGGAGGATTGGGCAGCTCGTATGGTCCACCGTTTCTAGATGTGGCCTCGAGCGCCTCGTATCCGTTCACGTCGGCTGCCCTGCGTCAGGCCTCCAAGATGAAGATGCTGGATGAGATCGAGATACCACTGACCCGGTACGGCAACCGGAGCTCACCCTGCTCGCCAATACCGCCCAGCAATTGGGGTCTGGACGAATTCGCAGATGGCCTGAACCTCTGCATGATGCACAATCGGGGCGGCCTGGCGCTGGGTGCCCTGGATCTCGACA CTCGAAATCATGGTTTGAATGGAGCTAGCGAACCGCAAGTGGATATGCTGGATATTCCTGGAAAGGGCCGCTGCTGCGTGTTCATAGCCCGTTTTCCGTACGATCCACCCGA GGAGGCTGAGGGCGAGCTGTCTCTCTGCACCGGCGACTATCTTCTGGTGTGGACCAGCGGCGAGCCCCAGGGTGGCTATCTGGATGCGGAGCTACTGGATGGACGACGCGGCCTAGTGCCCGCTTCGTTTGTACAGCGCCTAGTGG GCGACGATCTGCTGGAATTCCATCAGGCGGTTCTATCGACACTGCGCGATGCCGAGGACGGCTCGATGCAGTGCGACACAACGTCGCTGCCCTCCTTGCCGCCGCACAACCCATTGCTCACACACACCCACGAGGACCTGGCACGTTTGAGTGAGACGCACACCGATCTGGAGCACGACCAGGATGACATTAGCGATAATG TTCCAGCACCCAAACACTTGACGCTGGAACGGCAGCTGAATAAGAGCGTGCTCATTGGCTGGTCACCACCGGAGCCAGTGGGCTACAATCTCATCGAGAGCTATCATGTCTATGTGGATCGTGTGCTGAAGGTCTCTGTGAAGGCTAATGAACGCACACGCGCACTAATCGAGGGCGTTGACTCCACACGG CCGCATCGCATCAGCGTGCGGAGCGTGACCCAGAATCGGCAGACGTCCCGGGACGCCGCCTGCACCATGATCATCGGGCGAGACACATCGCATCTGGGCCCCTCGGCGGTGCGCGCCTCGCACATAACGTGTTCCTCGGCGGTCATCTCGTGGCAGCCGGCCAATTCCAACCACCAGCACGTGGTGTGTGTGAACAATGTGGAGGTGCGCACCGTCAAGCCGGGCATGTATAGGCACACCATCACCGGTCTGGCGCCGAGCACCCAATACCGGGTGACCGTGCGGGCCAAGCATCTGCGAGCGGTCGGGCAGCAGACGCCCCAGACGCCGGGCAGGCCCGGACAGGAGGAGGCACCCGGTGCCTATGCAGATTTCCGCACCCTCACCAAGGGCCTGCCCGATCCGCCGCAGGAGATTCAGCTTGAGGCTGGCCCACAGGATGGTACCATTCTGGTGACATGGCAGCCGGTCGCCAGGCCCACCGCGACTGGGCCTGTTACCGGCTATGCTGTGTACGCCGATGGTAAGAAGGTCACCGACATCAATTCGCCCACCGGCGACCATGCCCTCATCGACATCGGCAAGCTGGGCGTCTTCAATCCGCGGGCCGTGACCATACGCACCAAGTCACGGGACTCCCAATCGGCGGACAGTGCGCCCATCTTGATACCAA ACACTGTGCGCAATGCTGTTGCTCGCCGGGGACCAAATCAGATGGGCATGGGTCCGCAGCTGCCGCAGGGGCCACAcggcatgcagcagcagatgggGGGCATGCCCGGGCAGgtgggacagcagcagcagccgcttaTGATGGGCCAACAGGATCCCCACGGTCAGTACGATCCCAAccacatgcaacagcagcagcagcagcaacagggcATGCAGCAGGGCATGCAGCAGGGGATGGGACAGCAGGGACAGCAGCCCGGTCAGCCGGGTCATCAG CCCGACGGAGGCTCCGGCTTGTTAGGTGGCCTGCTCGGTGGCCTCTTCTCGAAACCCACACAGAGTCAAGTGAACCAGAAT GGATACCAGCCGGGGGCAGCAGGAGCTCAGCGTGGCATGGCGCCTTTGCCGGGCAGACCGCAggggccacagcagcagcagcagcaacagcagctacagcagcagcagtacggTCCCCAGGGCCCCAGAGGAGGGCCACGCTTTCGAGGACCAGTTCCCGGGCAAATGAACATGCAGGGTCAGCAAATGCAAGGTCAGATGCCTGGACAGATGCAGGGTCAGATGCAGGGTCAGATGCCTGGACAGATGCCTGGACAGATGCCTGGACAGATGCAGGGTCAGATGCAAGGTCAGATGCCGGGTCAGATGCCGGGACAGATGCCTGGACAGATGCCTGGACAGATGCCTGGACAGATGCCCGGACAGATGCCTGGACAGATGCCTGGTCAGATGCCTGGTCAGATGCAAGGTCAGATGTCTGGTCAGATGCCCGGACAAATGCCCGGACAGATGCCAGGACAAATGCCCAATCAGATGATGGGTCCACGTGGTCCCCtcaaccagcagcaacagcaacagggcCAGCACCAACCTGGCGGCCAGCAGCcgggacaacagcagcagcaacagccgaaGAAAACCCGCTACTTTGTTGCCATGTTCGACTACGATCCATCGACCATGAGTCCCAATCCCGATGGATGCGACGAGGAACTGCCGTTCCAAGAGGGTGATACGATCAAG GTCTTTGGTGATAAGGATTCCGATGGCTTCTACTGGGGCGAGCTGGCCGGTCGGCGAGGCTATGTGCCGCACAACATGGTCTCCGAGATGGAGGACACAACGGCACCGATGGCTGCAGGTGGTCAGATGCCTGGCGCCATGCAGGGCGCCGTTGGCGGCCAAGCCCAGGTGATGCCAGGTCAGGTAGTGCCCCAACAGAGCATGCGCAACGTGAGCCGCGATCGTTGGGGCGACATCTATGCGAACATGCCGGTGAAGCGGATGATTGCCCTCTACGACTACGATCCTCAAGAGTTGAGTCCCAATGTGGATGCCGAG CAGGTGGAATTGTGCTTTAAGACGGGCGAGATCATATTGGTCTACGGTGAGATGGATGAAGATGGTTTCTACATGGGCGAACTGGACGGCGTACGAGGCCTGGTGCCGTCTAACTTCCTGGCCGACGCGCCCGACCAGTACAACAACCAGATGGGTCCCAGCGGCTCGGCCGGCCGTGGTGGGCTCAGTCAGCGGGGCAGGGGCCAGGGACCCGGTGCGAGAggaccaccgccgccgccgcgggATAATATGATGCCTGGCGCGGCCGGGCGTGGTCAACCAGGTAAAA ATGCTCGCCCTGCTTCCCCTACACTGTTAGACAACACGGGCCATCCTGCCCCCGATCACCAAACGCAG GGGATGATCGGCCGCGTTGgtaatcagcagcagcagcagcagccgtacGGTCAGCAACAGACGCAAATgggacaacagcaacagcagcagcagcaacaacaacagcagcagcagcagcagacacagcaacagcaaatggGACAACCTGGAATGATGGGCATGGgccagcagccgcaacagcagaTGGGGCAACAGCAGATGGGCGGCATGGGACAAATGGGGCAAATGGGCCAAATGGGTATGGgaggacaacagcagcagcaacagccgccggTGACGACGCAGGCGCAAACGGGTGGCCTGTTCTCCGGCGCGACTAGCCTGCTCTCTGGTGCTACTTCGGCTGCCACCGGTGGTCTATTTGGGTCGAAGCAACCGCCCAAAACGGATCCAATGCAACCACCTGGCGGTGTGCAGCCAACGCAGCAACAAGCAAATGCCTTTGGTGCACAGCCCGGGATGCAACAGCAGGGCATGCAACAGGGTATGCAACAGGGCATGCAACAGGGTATGCAGCAACAGGGCATGCAGCAACAGGGCATGCAACAGCAGGGTATGCAACAGCAGGGCATGCAACAGCAGGGCATGCAACAGCAGGGTATGCAGCAACAGGGCATGCAGCAGGGCATGCAACAAGGCATGcaacagccgcaacagcagcagcaacaacaacaacaagtgccACCGCAAGCCCAGCCCCCGCCGCAGGGCGGCGGTCTGCTGGGCGGCCTCAAGGGCATTGCAGCGGCGGCGCCCGGCGGCGATGTCCTCTCGAAAGGCAAAGATCTATTTGGCAAATTTGGGTTCGGCTTTGGCAAATAA
- the Rbp gene encoding uncharacterized protein Rbp isoform X7, translated as MHLCEFARGNVEEETWHRRPEKAPAVSKKKHQKQQKSRHRGSHSMPYESMHHHQSAAAAVAAGTAPNGMLDSLSLQLRDSEMRRTEIERAHQETLAQIRNLSGSARPDAEAVENLQSRARELEKKVSLENVHCEELQIELTAALKAKAARSGQSSHMGSGATGSGGGPIPTSASSSTVTWAPTISHQDQGSEIDIIMAKIEQDNRVLAELEQPRTSASASMSALPPSSMLSTVNSEFRTISKSELEEELNRYKRAVLGGTSSGCVSALSSGYSSLPHSLASTLPNGASTSLSGASVGSQSVAAAVGAGAGSSGLQSISALVPNSISGISSSLSSHAIQSLNAAAYGGIGQTSVEKLLSGTSGITGIPPLPRGTIQLYNLQSTTMPLLSLNSHNLPPAGSSSYSGLGLGGSGGAAGSSLTHPTLGNISMLDTSALLGAAGLGLGAGPSGSGITGATSLYGLSAGAAGGLGSSYGPPFLDVASSASYPFTSAALRQASKMKMLDEIEIPLTRYGNRSSPCSPIPPSNWGLDEFADGLNLCMMHNRGGLALGALDLDTRNHGLNGASEPQVDMLDIPGKGRCCVFIARFPYDPPEEAEGELSLCTGDYLLVWTSGEPQGGYLDAELLDGRRGLVPASFVQRLVGDDLLEFHQAVLSTLRDAEDGSMQCDTTSLPSLPPHNPLLTHTHEDLARLSETHTDLEHDQDDISDNVPAPKHLTLERQLNKSVLIGWSPPEPVGYNLIESYHVYVDRVLKVSVKANERTRALIEGVDSTRPHRISVRSVTQNRQTSRDAACTMIIGRDTSHLGPSAVRASHITCSSAVISWQPANSNHQHVVCVNNVEVRTVKPGMYRHTITGLAPSTQYRVTVRAKHLRAVGQQTPQTPGRPGQEEAPGAYADFRTLTKGLPDPPQEIQLEAGPQDGTILVTWQPVARPTATGPVTGYAVYADGKKVTDINSPTGDHALIDIGKLGVFNPRAVTIRTKSRDSQSADSAPILIPNTVRNAVARRGPNQMGMGPQLPQGPHGMQQQMGGMPGQVGQQQQPLMMGQQDPHGQYDPNHMQQQQQQQQGMQQGMQQGMGQQGQQPGQPGHQGYQPGAAGAQRGMAPLPGRPQGPQQQQQQQQLQQQQYGPQGPRGGPRFRGPVPGQMNMQGQQMQGQMPGQMQGQMQGQMPGQMPGQMPGQMQGQMQGQMPGQMPGQMPGQMPGQMPGQMPGQMPGQMPGQMPGQMQGQMSGQMPGQMPGQMPGQMPNQMMGPRGPLNQQQQQQGQHQPGGQQPGQQQQQQPKKTRYFVAMFDYDPSTMSPNPDGCDEELPFQEGDTIKVFGDKDSDGFYWGELAGRRGYVPHNMVSEMEDTTAPMAAGGQMPGAMQGAVGGQAQVMPGQVVPQQSMRNVSRDRWGDIYANMPVKRMIALYDYDPQELSPNVDAEQVELCFKTGEIILVYGEMDEDGFYMGELDGVRGLVPSNFLADAPDQYNNQMGPSGSAGRGGLSQRGRGQGPGARGPPPPPRDNMMPGAAGRGQPGKNARPASPTLLDNTGHPAPDHQTQGMIGRVGNQQQQQQPYGQQQTQMGQQQQQQQQQQQQQQQQTQQQQMGQPGMMGMGQQPQQQMGQQQMGGMGQMGQMGQMGMGGQQQQQQPPVTTQAQTGGLFSGATSLLSGATSAATGGLFGSKQPPKTDPMQPPGGVQPTQQQANAFGAQPGMQQQGMQQGMQQGMQQGMQQQGMQQQGMQQQGMQQQGMQQQGMQQQGMQQQGMQQGMQQGMQQPQQQQQQQQQVPPQAQPPPQGGGLLGGLKGIAAAAPGGDVLSKGKDLFGKFGFGFGK; from the exons TCGTCATAGGGGCAGCCACAGCATGCCGTACGAGTCGATGCACCACCATCAGTCGGCGGCCGCTGCCGTGGCCGCTGGCACCGCTCCCAACGGAATGCTGGACTCCCTCAGCCTCCAGCTGCGGGACTCGGAAATGCGACGCACAGAGATTGAACGGGCGCATCAG GAAACCCTGGCACAAATTCGCAATCTAAGCGGAAGCGCTCGTCCCGATGCCGAGGCGGTTGAGAACCTACAGTCGAGAGCCCGTGAACTGGAAAAGAAG GTTTCGCTGGAGAACGTGCACTGCGAGGAGCTGCAAATCGAGCTGACGGCCGCCTTGAAGGCCAAGGCCGCGCGTTCGGGCCAATCCTCCCACATGGGCAGTGGCGCTACGGGGTCCGGCGGTGGACCCATTCCAACATCGGCTAGCAGTTCCACCGTCACATGGGCACCGACAATCAGTCACCAGGACCAAGGCTCGGAGATTGATATCATAATGGCAAAGATAGAGCAG GATAATCGTGTGCTGGCCGAGCTGGAACAGCCTCGCACCTCGGCCAGCGCCAGCATGTCAGCATTGCCGCCCAGTTCCATGTTGAGCACGGTAAATAGCGAATTTAGAACCATATCAAAGAGTG AACTCGAAGAAGAACTGAATCGTTATAAAAGGGCCGTATTAGGCGGCACCTCGAGCGGCTGCGTCTCGGCTTTATCCTCCGGCTATTCGAGTCTGCCGCACTCCCTGGCCTCCACGCTGCCCAATGGTGCCAGCACCAGTTTGAGCGGCGCCAGCGTTGGCTCGCAGAGCGTGGCCGCCgccgttggagctggagctgggagtAGTGGCCTCCAATCCATATCGGCCCTGGTGCCCAACTCAATCAGCGGCATATCCTCGAGTCTAAGCAGCCATGCCATACAATCACTGAACGCGGCCGCCTACGGCGGCATTGGCCAGACGTCCGTGGAGAAGCTGCTGAGCGGTACTAGTGGCATCACTGGCATCCCACCATTGCCG CGCGGAACAATACAACTGTACAATTTACAGAGCACAACCATGCCCCTCCTGTCACTCAACTCGCATAACCTGCCGCCCGCTGGCTCGAGCAGCTACTCCGGTCTGGGGCtgggtggcagcggtggcgccGCCGGCTCCTCGCTGACGCATCCCACCCTGGGCAACATCAGCATGCTCGATACCAGCGCCCTGCTGGGCGCGGCCGGACTTGGTCTGGGCGCCGGGCCAAGCGGCAGTGGCATCACGGGGGCCACATCGCTGTATGGCCTGAGTGCCGGAGCCGCCGGAGGATTGGGCAGCTCGTATGGTCCACCGTTTCTAGATGTGGCCTCGAGCGCCTCGTATCCGTTCACGTCGGCTGCCCTGCGTCAGGCCTCCAAGATGAAGATGCTGGATGAGATCGAGATACCACTGACCCGGTACGGCAACCGGAGCTCACCCTGCTCGCCAATACCGCCCAGCAATTGGGGTCTGGACGAATTCGCAGATGGCCTGAACCTCTGCATGATGCACAATCGGGGCGGCCTGGCGCTGGGTGCCCTGGATCTCGACA CTCGAAATCATGGTTTGAATGGAGCTAGCGAACCGCAAGTGGATATGCTGGATATTCCTGGAAAGGGCCGCTGCTGCGTGTTCATAGCCCGTTTTCCGTACGATCCACCCGA GGAGGCTGAGGGCGAGCTGTCTCTCTGCACCGGCGACTATCTTCTGGTGTGGACCAGCGGCGAGCCCCAGGGTGGCTATCTGGATGCGGAGCTACTGGATGGACGACGCGGCCTAGTGCCCGCTTCGTTTGTACAGCGCCTAGTGG GCGACGATCTGCTGGAATTCCATCAGGCGGTTCTATCGACACTGCGCGATGCCGAGGACGGCTCGATGCAGTGCGACACAACGTCGCTGCCCTCCTTGCCGCCGCACAACCCATTGCTCACACACACCCACGAGGACCTGGCACGTTTGAGTGAGACGCACACCGATCTGGAGCACGACCAGGATGACATTAGCGATAATG TTCCAGCACCCAAACACTTGACGCTGGAACGGCAGCTGAATAAGAGCGTGCTCATTGGCTGGTCACCACCGGAGCCAGTGGGCTACAATCTCATCGAGAGCTATCATGTCTATGTGGATCGTGTGCTGAAGGTCTCTGTGAAGGCTAATGAACGCACACGCGCACTAATCGAGGGCGTTGACTCCACACGG CCGCATCGCATCAGCGTGCGGAGCGTGACCCAGAATCGGCAGACGTCCCGGGACGCCGCCTGCACCATGATCATCGGGCGAGACACATCGCATCTGGGCCCCTCGGCGGTGCGCGCCTCGCACATAACGTGTTCCTCGGCGGTCATCTCGTGGCAGCCGGCCAATTCCAACCACCAGCACGTGGTGTGTGTGAACAATGTGGAGGTGCGCACCGTCAAGCCGGGCATGTATAGGCACACCATCACCGGTCTGGCGCCGAGCACCCAATACCGGGTGACCGTGCGGGCCAAGCATCTGCGAGCGGTCGGGCAGCAGACGCCCCAGACGCCGGGCAGGCCCGGACAGGAGGAGGCACCCGGTGCCTATGCAGATTTCCGCACCCTCACCAAGGGCCTGCCCGATCCGCCGCAGGAGATTCAGCTTGAGGCTGGCCCACAGGATGGTACCATTCTGGTGACATGGCAGCCGGTCGCCAGGCCCACCGCGACTGGGCCTGTTACCGGCTATGCTGTGTACGCCGATGGTAAGAAGGTCACCGACATCAATTCGCCCACCGGCGACCATGCCCTCATCGACATCGGCAAGCTGGGCGTCTTCAATCCGCGGGCCGTGACCATACGCACCAAGTCACGGGACTCCCAATCGGCGGACAGTGCGCCCATCTTGATACCAA ACACTGTGCGCAATGCTGTTGCTCGCCGGGGACCAAATCAGATGGGCATGGGTCCGCAGCTGCCGCAGGGGCCACAcggcatgcagcagcagatgggGGGCATGCCCGGGCAGgtgggacagcagcagcagccgcttaTGATGGGCCAACAGGATCCCCACGGTCAGTACGATCCCAAccacatgcaacagcagcagcagcagcaacagggcATGCAGCAGGGCATGCAGCAGGGGATGGGACAGCAGGGACAGCAGCCCGGTCAGCCGGGTCATCAG GGATACCAGCCGGGGGCAGCAGGAGCTCAGCGTGGCATGGCGCCTTTGCCGGGCAGACCGCAggggccacagcagcagcagcagcaacagcagctacagcagcagcagtacggTCCCCAGGGCCCCAGAGGAGGGCCACGCTTTCGAGGACCAGTTCCCGGGCAAATGAACATGCAGGGTCAGCAAATGCAAGGTCAGATGCCTGGACAGATGCAGGGTCAGATGCAGGGTCAGATGCCTGGACAGATGCCTGGACAGATGCCTGGACAGATGCAGGGTCAGATGCAAGGTCAGATGCCGGGTCAGATGCCGGGACAGATGCCTGGACAGATGCCTGGACAGATGCCTGGACAGATGCCCGGACAGATGCCTGGACAGATGCCTGGTCAGATGCCTGGTCAGATGCAAGGTCAGATGTCTGGTCAGATGCCCGGACAAATGCCCGGACAGATGCCAGGACAAATGCCCAATCAGATGATGGGTCCACGTGGTCCCCtcaaccagcagcaacagcaacagggcCAGCACCAACCTGGCGGCCAGCAGCcgggacaacagcagcagcaacagccgaaGAAAACCCGCTACTTTGTTGCCATGTTCGACTACGATCCATCGACCATGAGTCCCAATCCCGATGGATGCGACGAGGAACTGCCGTTCCAAGAGGGTGATACGATCAAG GTCTTTGGTGATAAGGATTCCGATGGCTTCTACTGGGGCGAGCTGGCCGGTCGGCGAGGCTATGTGCCGCACAACATGGTCTCCGAGATGGAGGACACAACGGCACCGATGGCTGCAGGTGGTCAGATGCCTGGCGCCATGCAGGGCGCCGTTGGCGGCCAAGCCCAGGTGATGCCAGGTCAGGTAGTGCCCCAACAGAGCATGCGCAACGTGAGCCGCGATCGTTGGGGCGACATCTATGCGAACATGCCGGTGAAGCGGATGATTGCCCTCTACGACTACGATCCTCAAGAGTTGAGTCCCAATGTGGATGCCGAG CAGGTGGAATTGTGCTTTAAGACGGGCGAGATCATATTGGTCTACGGTGAGATGGATGAAGATGGTTTCTACATGGGCGAACTGGACGGCGTACGAGGCCTGGTGCCGTCTAACTTCCTGGCCGACGCGCCCGACCAGTACAACAACCAGATGGGTCCCAGCGGCTCGGCCGGCCGTGGTGGGCTCAGTCAGCGGGGCAGGGGCCAGGGACCCGGTGCGAGAggaccaccgccgccgccgcgggATAATATGATGCCTGGCGCGGCCGGGCGTGGTCAACCAGGTAAAA ATGCTCGCCCTGCTTCCCCTACACTGTTAGACAACACGGGCCATCCTGCCCCCGATCACCAAACGCAG GGGATGATCGGCCGCGTTGgtaatcagcagcagcagcagcagccgtacGGTCAGCAACAGACGCAAATgggacaacagcaacagcagcagcagcaacaacaacagcagcagcagcagcagacacagcaacagcaaatggGACAACCTGGAATGATGGGCATGGgccagcagccgcaacagcagaTGGGGCAACAGCAGATGGGCGGCATGGGACAAATGGGGCAAATGGGCCAAATGGGTATGGgaggacaacagcagcagcaacagccgccggTGACGACGCAGGCGCAAACGGGTGGCCTGTTCTCCGGCGCGACTAGCCTGCTCTCTGGTGCTACTTCGGCTGCCACCGGTGGTCTATTTGGGTCGAAGCAACCGCCCAAAACGGATCCAATGCAACCACCTGGCGGTGTGCAGCCAACGCAGCAACAAGCAAATGCCTTTGGTGCACAGCCCGGGATGCAACAGCAGGGCATGCAACAGGGTATGCAACAGGGCATGCAACAGGGTATGCAGCAACAGGGCATGCAGCAACAGGGCATGCAACAGCAGGGTATGCAACAGCAGGGCATGCAACAGCAGGGCATGCAACAGCAGGGTATGCAGCAACAGGGCATGCAGCAGGGCATGCAACAAGGCATGcaacagccgcaacagcagcagcaacaacaacaacaagtgccACCGCAAGCCCAGCCCCCGCCGCAGGGCGGCGGTCTGCTGGGCGGCCTCAAGGGCATTGCAGCGGCGGCGCCCGGCGGCGATGTCCTCTCGAAAGGCAAAGATCTATTTGGCAAATTTGGGTTCGGCTTTGGCAAATAA